The region AACGGGGTCTGCTCCTAGCTTGACCCTTGAGGCCACCAACCCCTTCGGACTGACGGATGTAGCGGATTATGCTACCCCCACCTTTGCTGATATCGATGGGGATGGGGACTTGGATGCTTTTGTGGGTGAATTGTTCGGCAATACCATATTCTACCGCAACACGGGAACGGGGTCTGCTCCCAGCTTCACCCTTGAGGCCACCAACCCCTTCGGACTGACGGATGTGGGGTATTTGGCTACACCCACCTTTGCCGATATCGATGGGGATGGGGACTTGGATGCTTTTGTGGGTACTGTTGAAGGCAATACCCTGTTCTTCGAGAATATTGCCCCTACTACCCCAGTTAATAATGCCCCCACAGGTTCACCCACTGCCACTTTAAGCAACACGAATGAAGATACACCTATCACGATTACAGCAGCTGACTTATTAGCCGGGTTTAGCGATGTAGATGCTGGTGATACCTTATCCGTAGTCGGTTTAACTTCCAATAACGGCACTTTAGTTGATAACGGTAATGGGACTTATACTTTCACCCCAACTGCTAACTTTAATGGTGCAGTTAATCTAACCTACGGTGTGAGTGATGGTACGGCAACCTTAGCCGGTCAAAGTCAAACCTTCTCTGTAACGCCCGTTAATGATGCTCCTGTTGGTTCACCAACTGCTACTTTAAGCAACACGGCTGAAGATACAGCCATTATCATCAATACGGCTGACTTATTAGCCGGTTTTAGCGATGTAGATGGTGATAACCTCTCATTTGTTAACTTAACTGCTGATAACGGTGCATTGGTAGACAACTTTGATGGGACTTATACCTTCACCCCAACTGCTAACTTTAATGGTACTGTCACCCTTACCTACGGTGTAACTGATGGTACAGTAACCTTAGCCGGTCAAAGCCAAACCTTCTCCGTGACTGCGGTTAATGATGCACCAACAGGTGATACCATATTCAAGTCTTCTCAAACCAACCCCTTGGGACTGACAAATGTGGGGTTTCGTGCTGCCCCCACCTTTGCCGATATCGATGGGGATGGGGACTTGGATGCTTTTGTGGGTGAATTGTTAGGCAATACCATATTCTACCGCAACACGGGAACGGGGTCTGCTCCCAGCTTCACCCTTGAGGCCACCAACCCCTTCGGACTGACGGATGTGGGGTATTTGGCTACACCCACCTTTGCCGATATCGATGGGGATGGGGACTTGGATGCTTTTGTGGGTGAGCGTTTCGGCAATACCGTGTTCTACCGCAACACGGGAACGGGGTCTGCTCCCAGCTTCACCCTTGAGGCCACCAACCCCTTCGGACTGACGGATGTAGTGGGTTATTCTACCCCCACCTTTGCTGATATCGATGGGGATGGGGACTTGGATGCTTTTGTGGGTGAATTGTTAGGCAATACCGTGTTCTACCGCAACACGGGAACGGGGTCTGCTCCCAGCTTCACCCTTGAGGCCACCAACCCCTTCGGACTGACGGATGTGGGGTATGTGGCTACACCCACCTTTGCTGATATCGATGGGGATGGGGACTTGGATGCTTTTGTGGGTGAGCGTTTCGGCAATACGACATTCTACCGCAACACGGGAACGGGGTCTGCTCCCAGCTTCACCCTTGAGGCCACCAACCCCTTCGGACTGACGGATGTGGGGTATGTGGCTACACCCACCTTTGCCGATATCGATGGGGATGGGGACTTGGATGCTTTTGTGGGTGAGCGTTTCGGCAATACCCTGTTCTTCGAGAATATATCGGGTGTTAAAGCTACTTTAAGCGATACTGCTGAAGATACAGCCATTATCATTTATGCGGCTGACTTATTAGCCGGGTTTAGCGATGTAGATGGTGATACCTTATCCGTAGTCGGTTTAACTTCCAATAACGGCACTTTAGTTGATAACGGTAATGGGACTTATACCTTCACCCCAACTGCTAACTTTAATGGTACTGTCACCCTTACCTACGGTGTAACTGATGGTACAGTAACCTTAGCCGGTCAAAGCCAAACCTTCTCTGTAACCCCCGTTAATGATGCTCCTGTTGGTTCACCAACTGCCACTTTAAGCAATACGGCTGAAGATACAGCTATCACGATTACAGCAGCTAACTTATTAGCAGGGTTTAGCGATGTAGAGGGTGATACCATCTCAGTTGTTAACTTAACTGCTGATAACGGTGCATTGGTAGACAACTTTGATGGGACTTATACCTTCACCCCAACTGCTAACTTTAATGGTACTGTCACCCTTACCTACGGTGTAACTGATGGTACGGCAACCTTAGCCGGTCAAACCCAAACCTTCTCTGTGACTGCGGTTAATGATGCACCAACAGGTGATCCCATATTCAATTCTCCCCAAACCAACCCCTTCGGACTGACGGATGTGGGGTATAATTCTGCACCCACCTTTGCCGATATCGATGGGGATGGGGACTTGGATGCTTTTGTGGGGGAAAGATACGGCAATACCGTGTTCTACCGCAACACGGGAACGGGGTCTGCTCCCAGCTTCACCCTTGAGGCCACCAACCCCTTCGGACTGACGGATGTGGGGAATAATTCTGCACCCACCTTTGCCGATATCGATGGGGATGGGGACTTGGATGCTTTTGTGGGTGAATTGTTCGGCAATACCCGGTTCTACCGCAACACGGGAACGGGGTCTGCTCCCAGCTTCACCCTTGAGGCCACCAACCCCTTCGGACTGACGGATGTGGGGAATAATTCTGCACCCACCTTTGCGGATATCGATGGGGATGGGGACTTCGATGCTTTTGTGGGGAACTCATACGGCAATACTATATTCTACCGCAACACGGGAACGGGGTCTGCTCCCAACTTCACTCTTGAGGCCACCAACCCCTTCGGACTGACGGATGTGGGGATTTTGGCTAAACCCACCTTTGCGGATATCGATGGGGATGGGGATTTGGATGCTTTTGTGGGTGAATTGTTCGGCAATACTATATTCTACCGCAACACGGGAACGGGGTCTGCTCCCAACTTCACCCTTGAGGCCACCAACCCCTTCGGACTGACGGATGTGGGGTATGTGGCTACACCCACCTTTGCCGATATCGATGGGGATGGGGACTTGGATGCTTTTGTGGGTGAAACGTTCGGCAATACCCTGTTCTTCGAGAATATATCGGGTGTTAAAGCTACTTTAAGCGATACTGCTGAAGATACAGCCATTATCATTTATGCGGCTGACTTATTAGCAGGGTTTAGCGATTTAGATGGTGATACCTTATCCGTAGTCGGTTTAACTTCCAATAACGGCACTTTAGTTGATAACGGTAATGGGACTTATACTTTCACCCCAACTGCTAACTTTAATGGTACTGTCACCCTTACCTACGGTGTGAGTGATGGTACGGCAACCTTAGCCGGTCAAAGCCAAACCTTCTCTGTAACGCCCGTTAATGATGCTCCTGTTGGTTCACCAACTGCTACTTTAAGCAATACGGCTGAAGATACACCTATCACGATTACAGCAGCTAACTTATTAGCAGGGTTTAGCGATGTAGATAGTGATACCTTATCCGTAGTCGGTTTAACTTCCAATAACGGTGCATTAGTCAACAACGGTAATGGGACTTATACTTTCACCCCAACTGTTAACTTTAATGGTACTGTCACCCTTACCTACGGTGTGAGTGATGGTACGGCAACCTTAGCCGGTCAAAGCCAAACCTTCTCTGTAACGCCCGTTAATGATGCTCCTGTTGGTTCACCAACTGCTACTTTAAGCAATACGGCTGAAGATACACCTATCACGATTACAGCAGCTAACTTATTAGCAGGGTTTAGCGATGTAGATGGTAATACCATCTCAGTTGTTAACTTAACTGCCAATAACGGTGCATTAGTCAACAACGGTAATGGGACTTATACTTTCACCCCAACTGCTAACTTTAATGGTGCAGTTAATCTAACCTACGGTGTGAGTGATGGTACGGCAACCTTAGCCGGTCAAAGTCAAACCTTCTCTGTAACGCCCGTTAATGATGCTCCTGTAGGTTCACCAACTGCTACTTTAAGCAATACGGCTGAAGATACACCTATCACGATTACAGCAGCTAACTTATTAGCAGGGTTTAGCGATGTAGATGGTAATACCATCTCAGTTGTTAACTTAACTGCCAATAACGGTGCATTAGTCAACAACGGTAATGGGACTTATACTTTCACCCCAACTGCTAACTTTAATGGTGCAGTTAATCTAACCTACGGTGTAACTGATGGTACGGCAACTTTAGCTGGTCAAAGCCAAACCTTCTCTGTAACACCCGTTAATGATGCTCCTGTTGGTGTTAACGACACTGCTACCACTGCCTTCAATACTGCCGTCACTATCCAAGCTAGTACCCTACTGGCTAATGATACCGATGTTGATAACAGCGTCTTGAGTATCACTGGTGTCAGTGGTGTCACTAACGGCACTGCGGTACTTAACAATAATGGCACTGTCAGCAACACCGCAGATGATTATATTGTCTTTACCCCAACTACTGGATTCAGTGGTAATGCCAGCTTTAACTACACCCTCAGTGATGGTAGTTTGACTGGTACTGCTGCCGTTACGGTGGCTGTCGGTAGCAGCATTACAGGTACTAACCAATCAGATAACCTGGTTGGTGGCAATGGTAACGATATCCTCAACGGTGGCAATGGTAACGATACCATCTACGGTGGTAATGGTAACGATATCCTCGACGGCGGTAATAGCAACGATACCCTCTATGGTGGTAGCGGCAACGATACCCTCTTAGGCGGTAATGGTGACGACCTGTTGTATGGGGATGGCTTCTTAAATGGCGGTATTGGCAACGATGTCCTCAACGGCGATAATGGCAAAGATACCCTTTATGGTGGTCTTGGCAGTGATACCCTCACCGGTGGCAACGCTCAAGATGTATTTGCCTATACTGGTGGGGATGGTTCTGATACCATTACTGACTTCGTTAAGGGTCAAGATAAAATCGGACTGTATAACGGTTTGAGCTTCGGGCAACTGAATTTCTCAGGAAACACTATTCGGGTGGCTTCCACTAATGAAATTTTGGCAACCCTGACTGGTATTAATACCACGACCCTAACTGCGGCCGATTTCGTCAACATCTAGGATTACAGGCTGTTCTGGTTCTTGGTGGGGCATAGATTTTGCCTCACCCTGAGCCGTATTTCTGTACCCGTGATGTGTCCTACTCAAATCTTGCACCTGATAAGCTGTTAAGCATATAAATTGCTAGTTGAGATTGCAGGGAAGCGCCGGAGCAAAGGGAGCACCGGAGAAGGAGTTTAAGCTTTTGTACTAAACAACTAAATACCCTGTTTAAATGCGTCTTAGCTTATCAAAAACCCGATTTAACCCTGTAGGGGCATAGCATTAACAAATTCTAACAAAAATGTTTGATAAACCCACCCTCCCCTGTTAAATTAATTTGCTTTAACTGCTTAACTCTCAGGGTTTAGAATGTCTAAATGCCTTAATAGTAAAGGGTTTCAGACAATTTCCTAAAAAAACTTGCCAGAATAAGGACTTTTATTGTACAATTGATGATTGTGACCCCATTTGGAGAGGTGGCCGAGCGGTTGAAGGCGCAGCACTGGAAATGCTGTTTAGGGGTAACTTTAACGAGGGTTCGAATCCCTCCCTCTCCGTTAAACTAGATTATACAAGCCTTTGAGCCATTATGAATTCATAATGGCTTTTGAAGATCGGTCTACAGATTGGTTGAAAGGTAAACCCTATAATAATCAAATACATGGCAATATAAATATGGTTAATATATATTAGCTAACGTAAGTGATTCTTCTCTACAAGTTTAATATAATTGTAATGATAATCAATTAATTAAGATTTTCTTGAGCTTCTTTGGCTACTTGTTCAATAGGATCTTTTGTTAATTCTTTGAGAGTTTTTTGTGCTTCTTCTCCCCCTAATCTTCCTAATGCTTGAACCAGTCGATAACGAATTTGCCAGTCTTCATCATTGACCAATTTAACGAGTATGGGAAGACATTGAGCATCGCCTAATTCACCTAAAGCACTAACCGCAGCAATTCTTACTAAATCATTATCAGATTGTAACGCTTCTTGGAGTAATTCAATCCCTCTGGGTTCTCCTAATTCTCCTAAGGTAGCAATGATACTTAATTGTAATAACCAATTAGATGTTTGATAATAAATTTCTCGCAAATCGTCATAAGCTTGAGTTAATTTTAAACCACCAATAGCATCTGCGGCCGCCCCTTTGACATCATTGTCGGGATCATTTAGTAAGCGATCGCGTAATAACTTTAAAGCGATGACTAAATCTTGTTTTCCCAAGGGATCTAACTGACTGACGGCCGCATAGCGTACTCGTTCATTAGTATCGTTGACTAAGGGTTGAATCAGGGTAAATGCCACTTGTGGATCAATGCGACGCAATAAATTGACCCCTTGGAGGCGATCGCCAAAATCACTAGAATTAAGCAGGGGTTGTAATGATTCGGAGGTAATAGTCATGCTTAAGTATCTTTAAAGGTACGATTGCTTATTATATCTTGGTTGGTCTCTTAGTAAAATTAAAGTTAAGATTGAGACAAAAGTAACTAGGCGATAATAATGAATGAAAATCCTCAAAATCACCCAAACTCTTCAGAAAAAAGTGAGGTCTACAATGAGATCCAACGTCAGCAAGATTTACAATTACAACAAGAAGAACTCAGACTCAGACAAGAAGAACAGCGACTCGAAAAAGCTAGACGGAATATGATCGTTAGCCGTCTTTTAGGGGGGATATATTTTTTAGTTTCCGCCTTAGAAATTCTCTTATTACTACGCTTTCTCTTACGATTAGCAGCAGCGAATCCTGATAATTTATTGTCTCAAATAATTTACAGTTGGTCAAACGTATTTATTGGGCCTTTTATTAATCTTTTTGGGGAACCTTCTATGAATGATCATGTCATCGAAACGAATACCATTGCTGCTATGATTATTTA is a window of Aphanothece sacrum FPU1 DNA encoding:
- a CDS encoding cadherin-like domain-containing protein, which gives rise to TGSAPSLTLEATNPFGLTDVADYATPTFADIDGDGDLDAFVGELFGNTIFYRNTGTGSAPSFTLEATNPFGLTDVGYLATPTFADIDGDGDLDAFVGTVEGNTLFFENIAPTTPVNNAPTGSPTATLSNTNEDTPITITAADLLAGFSDVDAGDTLSVVGLTSNNGTLVDNGNGTYTFTPTANFNGAVNLTYGVSDGTATLAGQSQTFSVTPVNDAPVGSPTATLSNTAEDTAIIINTADLLAGFSDVDGDNLSFVNLTADNGALVDNFDGTYTFTPTANFNGTVTLTYGVTDGTVTLAGQSQTFSVTAVNDAPTGDTIFKSSQTNPLGLTNVGFRAAPTFADIDGDGDLDAFVGELLGNTIFYRNTGTGSAPSFTLEATNPFGLTDVGYLATPTFADIDGDGDLDAFVGERFGNTVFYRNTGTGSAPSFTLEATNPFGLTDVVGYSTPTFADIDGDGDLDAFVGELLGNTVFYRNTGTGSAPSFTLEATNPFGLTDVGYVATPTFADIDGDGDLDAFVGERFGNTTFYRNTGTGSAPSFTLEATNPFGLTDVGYVATPTFADIDGDGDLDAFVGERFGNTLFFENISGVKATLSDTAEDTAIIIYAADLLAGFSDVDGDTLSVVGLTSNNGTLVDNGNGTYTFTPTANFNGTVTLTYGVTDGTVTLAGQSQTFSVTPVNDAPVGSPTATLSNTAEDTAITITAANLLAGFSDVEGDTISVVNLTADNGALVDNFDGTYTFTPTANFNGTVTLTYGVTDGTATLAGQTQTFSVTAVNDAPTGDPIFNSPQTNPFGLTDVGYNSAPTFADIDGDGDLDAFVGERYGNTVFYRNTGTGSAPSFTLEATNPFGLTDVGNNSAPTFADIDGDGDLDAFVGELFGNTRFYRNTGTGSAPSFTLEATNPFGLTDVGNNSAPTFADIDGDGDFDAFVGNSYGNTIFYRNTGTGSAPNFTLEATNPFGLTDVGILAKPTFADIDGDGDLDAFVGELFGNTIFYRNTGTGSAPNFTLEATNPFGLTDVGYVATPTFADIDGDGDLDAFVGETFGNTLFFENISGVKATLSDTAEDTAIIIYAADLLAGFSDLDGDTLSVVGLTSNNGTLVDNGNGTYTFTPTANFNGTVTLTYGVSDGTATLAGQSQTFSVTPVNDAPVGSPTATLSNTAEDTPITITAANLLAGFSDVDSDTLSVVGLTSNNGALVNNGNGTYTFTPTVNFNGTVTLTYGVSDGTATLAGQSQTFSVTPVNDAPVGSPTATLSNTAEDTPITITAANLLAGFSDVDGNTISVVNLTANNGALVNNGNGTYTFTPTANFNGAVNLTYGVSDGTATLAGQSQTFSVTPVNDAPVGSPTATLSNTAEDTPITITAANLLAGFSDVDGNTISVVNLTANNGALVNNGNGTYTFTPTANFNGAVNLTYGVTDGTATLAGQSQTFSVTPVNDAPVGVNDTATTAFNTAVTIQASTLLANDTDVDNSVLSITGVSGVTNGTAVLNNNGTVSNTADDYIVFTPTTGFSGNASFNYTLSDGSLTGTAAVTVAVGSSITGTNQSDNLVGGNGNDILNGGNGNDTIYGGNGNDILDGGNSNDTLYGGSGNDTLLGGNGDDLLYGDGFLNGGIGNDVLNGDNGKDTLYGGLGSDTLTGGNAQDVFAYTGGDGSDTITDFVKGQDKIGLYNGLSFGQLNFSGNTIRVASTNEILATLTGINTTTLTAADFVNI
- the nblB gene encoding phycobilisome degradation protein NblB, encoding MTITSESLQPLLNSSDFGDRLQGVNLLRRIDPQVAFTLIQPLVNDTNERVRYAAVSQLDPLGKQDLVIALKLLRDRLLNDPDNDVKGAAADAIGGLKLTQAYDDLREIYYQTSNWLLQLSIIATLGELGEPRGIELLQEALQSDNDLVRIAAVSALGELGDAQCLPILVKLVNDEDWQIRYRLVQALGRLGGEEAQKTLKELTKDPIEQVAKEAQENLN
- a CDS encoding YggT family protein gives rise to the protein MNENPQNHPNSSEKSEVYNEIQRQQDLQLQQEELRLRQEEQRLEKARRNMIVSRLLGGIYFLVSALEILLLLRFLLRLAAANPDNLLSQIIYSWSNVFIGPFINLFGEPSMNDHVIETNTIAAMIIYGLLGVLGGRIIEIWRDK